Part of the Gimesia chilikensis genome, TCATCGTCCATACCACTCTGAAGCCAGGGCAGATCAAGGTCCTGCAACAGCTTCGCGAGATTACCATGGCATTTTACGACTATGACAACAAATACAGGCGGTTTCCGCCCGCGGATGAACATCTCGTCGACGGTAAACCCAACTTGAGTTGGCGCGTGCATCTGCTGCCCTTCATGGGACAGGAGGCACTGTATCAACAGTTCAAACTGGATGAGCCCTGGGATAGCCCCCACAACAAAGCCTTAATAGTAAAAATGCCGGCGATTTATCAGTTTGGTTCCGCAGGTAAGCCAGGCGAAACACGTTTGATGACCTTTTCCGGAGAAAAGACGCCGTTTCCCGGGGGGCCGGGCCCACGTATCAGAGATATCACTGACGGGACTTCCAATACGATCTTCTTCGTGATCGCTGCAGCGGAGAAAGCGGTGCCCTGGACGAAACCGGAAGACCTGCCCTTTGATCCTGCTGACCCGGTCAAAGCCCTCGGTACGTTAACCACGCCTGTGATCCCCGCTGTGATGATGGATGGCTCGACAATGGGAATTCCTGTGAACATCCCCGCGAAGTCGCTGGCGAATCTGATTCAGCCGGCAGACGGTAATGTGATCACGGTTGATCTGCTCCCCTACAAACCTGAATAAGATTGGAAACAGGCACTGATTTTTCCACCTGTTTTCACTTTAAAGCGAACCTCTCTGACAGAACCATGGAGACGAGAATGTCTATTCAGAATCGAATTCTGCTGCTGGCGTTGCTGATGGTAGCAGTCACAGTTCCGAGCGGATGCCAGAAACAGCCTGCTGAGAATCCCACAACGGAAGAAGCTGCCACCGAGACTGGTGCACCGGCAGAGACGGTCGCTCAACCGGAAGAGCCAAAGATCGCCCCGGAGATGATGACCAAAGCGGGTGAACCGATGACTGCCGCACGTTACAAGGCGGTTGGAAATCAGCTCAAGCAGATTGGTCTGGCACTGCATAACCTGCACGATCAAACACAGTATTTCCTGCCGCCCCAAGAGAAACATCCTGAATTTTATGACGAGAATGGTCGGCTGAAAGTCAGCTGGCGGGTGCACCTCCTGCCTTACATGGACCAGAAGCCGCTGTATGATCAGTTCAAGCTGGATGAAGCCTGGGACAGTCCAAATAATGCGCCGCTGGCGAAGAACATGCCTGATGTCTTTAAATCGCCGGACACACCTGCCGACTCAAACAAAACCCGCTTTCGGGTATTTGAAGGGAAACGGGAGAAAAATAGTGAGGGAGAGGAGAAAATGACCACTCTGTTCCCCCTGGGGCAGCCTGCCCGTATGCGAGACACGCTAGACGGTACTTCGAACACGATCATCGTGGTCGAAGCTGGCCCCGACAAAGCTATCGAATGGACGAAACCGGGTGGTCTGAACCCGGCGCAGCCAAATGCCGAACTGGGAGAAACTGCTTCACAGGTTGCGATTCTGAAAGGGGATGGATCCATATCACTCGTTAAAAAGGATCTGGAAGACGCGCAATGGAAAGAGATGATCGGCCCGCAGGACTTCACGCGGATTGATTGGGATGCTATCGAAGTCAAACCGGGACAGAAAGAATAACTGTCAACGACGAACGGTATTATATCACCACCCAACCCACGTAGTTTTTTATAAGACACCCAGACGACCATGACCATCAGTTTTGAATGCAGGCAGTGCGGTAAGAAATATAAAGTCGGCGACGATAAAGCCGGTAAGAAAATCAAATGCAAAGCGTGCGAAGCGGTGATGAAAATCCCGGTTCCCGCTGGTGATGATTTTCTGGAAGCGTTTGAGGAAGAAGAGGAAATGGATTATTCGCCACCGACACGACGGCGGAAGAAGAGCCCCTCGACGCCGGCGAAATCCAAGCGAAAGAAGCAGACGGCTTCCAAAGTCAAACCGGGGCCGCTGATCGCGATCGGTGCCGTGGTTCTGCTGCTGGGGGGCGGAGGTTATTTTCTGCTGACCTGGGGCGCCCCGGGAGGCAAGATCATGAAGCGTATCACCGACAAGGCGGACGATATGATCAACTCTCAAATGAACGGGGGAAATTCGCAGCAGGTCCGGGAGTCAGAGGCAGACAGCATGAAAAAGATCGGGCTGGCCTTTCATCACTATCACGATTCCTTCACGCGATTCCCTTACGCCGATGCGCACCTGACCGACGGTAAACCGAATTTAAGCTGGCGGGTGCACCTGCTCCCGTTTCTGGGGCAGACGGAGTTGTATCAGCAGTTCAAGCTGGATGAGCCCTGGGACAGTCCGCATAACAAGGCCTTGATTACCAAAATGCCGGATGTCTACCGGACAGAAAATACCCTGCAGCCGGGCTTCACGTCTGTGATGACCTTCTCAGGCAAGGACACCCCGTTCAACGGCGGTCAGGGTTTACGCATGCGG contains:
- a CDS encoding DUF1559 family PulG-like putative transporter translates to MSIQNRILLLALLMVAVTVPSGCQKQPAENPTTEEAATETGAPAETVAQPEEPKIAPEMMTKAGEPMTAARYKAVGNQLKQIGLALHNLHDQTQYFLPPQEKHPEFYDENGRLKVSWRVHLLPYMDQKPLYDQFKLDEAWDSPNNAPLAKNMPDVFKSPDTPADSNKTRFRVFEGKREKNSEGEEKMTTLFPLGQPARMRDTLDGTSNTIIVVEAGPDKAIEWTKPGGLNPAQPNAELGETASQVAILKGDGSISLVKKDLEDAQWKEMIGPQDFTRIDWDAIEVKPGQKE
- a CDS encoding DUF1559 family PulG-like putative transporter, with protein sequence MTISFECRQCGKKYKVGDDKAGKKIKCKACEAVMKIPVPAGDDFLEAFEEEEEMDYSPPTRRRKKSPSTPAKSKRKKQTASKVKPGPLIAIGAVVLLLGGGGYFLLTWGAPGGKIMKRITDKADDMINSQMNGGNSQQVRESEADSMKKIGLAFHHYHDSFTRFPYADAHLTDGKPNLSWRVHLLPFLGQTELYQQFKLDEPWDSPHNKALITKMPDVYRTENTLQPGFTSVMTFSGKDTPFNGGQGLRMRSFTDGVSNVILAVKAGPDKAVPWTQPIDLPFNPGNPISALGQATNGGFLCIMGDGALRTIPTSISPQTLSLAIQHRDGQSLPIF